A section of the Stanieria cyanosphaera PCC 7437 genome encodes:
- a CDS encoding class I SAM-dependent methyltransferase — protein MNINEVKVKTQYDRLADIYDLRWRNYIVNTLTFLHNWEEIEPQSTILDVACGTGEFERLLLNQNPTQKITGIDISEKMLNIAREKYRAYPNIEFHQASVHSLPFASESFDVVVCANAFHYFDEPEVALAEMKRVLKPNGKVIILDWNKDYPVCRICDWLLQIFDPAHQQCYTQDQLHQLLLSADFKIYRATKVRFGVIWGLMAVTVLSSKIS, from the coding sequence ATGAACATTAATGAAGTCAAAGTCAAAACTCAATACGATCGCCTTGCTGATATTTACGATTTACGCTGGCGCAACTACATCGTCAACACACTTACCTTCCTGCACAACTGGGAGGAGATTGAACCACAGTCTACAATTCTAGATGTTGCTTGTGGTACAGGTGAATTTGAACGACTTTTGCTCAATCAAAATCCGACACAAAAAATTACAGGAATTGATATATCAGAGAAGATGTTGAATATAGCCAGGGAAAAATATCGGGCTTATCCTAACATTGAATTTCATCAAGCCTCAGTTCATTCATTGCCCTTTGCTAGTGAATCTTTTGATGTGGTGGTATGCGCTAATGCTTTTCATTATTTTGATGAACCTGAAGTAGCATTAGCAGAAATGAAAAGAGTGCTAAAACCCAATGGCAAGGTAATTATTCTCGACTGGAATAAAGATTATCCAGTATGTAGAATCTGCGACTGGCTCTTACAAATTTTCGATCCCGCTCATCAACAATGCTATACACAAGACCAATTACATCAGCTCTTGCTATCTGCTGATTTTAAAATTTACCGTGCAACTAAAGTTCGTTTTGGAGTTATTTGGGGACTGATGGCTGTTACGGTTTTATCATCTAAAATTAGCTGA
- the rppB gene encoding two-component system sensor histidine kinase RppB — translation MKQNRLFSRSRWQLASWYAAILGIVLLICALGVCEAVAHAHRITINQELKSVAGTLHDSFLPILKQPGKIEPEVKELLPDTCLVETGCYNQARFQSYKLGVIGQDKYYLRLFDLSGDSVAVAGMQPELPQVSNQQEWQTLTDVKGTRYRQISFLLHTQQGKNWGYLQVGRSLQDVDRYVANVKSILLLGMPLVVLLVMSASWWFSGLAIRPIYQSYQQMQQFTADAAHELRTPLAAIQATAQSDLMLPNLSEDRAKDTLKNIVRQNKRLSYLVADLLILCRIDGEINSNNSRKKREKVALANLIIEVEEDLAALAMASEIEFSSQIKVSQPIEIIGDRTQLYRLITNLVTNAIQYTTAGGQVIISLTEEHRQAVISVRDTGIGIAKNEQKRIFDRFYRVDKARSRSQGGSGLGLAIARAIALAHNGSLEVQSEIGKGSNFIIRLPKYQ, via the coding sequence GTGAAGCAAAACCGACTTTTTTCAAGATCGCGCTGGCAATTAGCTAGCTGGTATGCAGCCATACTAGGCATAGTTCTCTTGATTTGTGCCTTGGGAGTTTGTGAAGCTGTTGCCCATGCTCATCGTATTACCATTAATCAAGAACTAAAATCGGTGGCGGGGACTCTTCATGACAGTTTTTTACCTATTCTCAAGCAGCCAGGGAAAATAGAACCAGAAGTAAAAGAGTTATTACCCGATACTTGTCTCGTCGAAACAGGTTGTTACAATCAAGCTCGTTTTCAATCTTATAAATTAGGGGTAATTGGACAAGACAAATATTATTTACGTCTCTTCGATTTATCAGGGGATTCAGTAGCTGTAGCAGGAATGCAGCCTGAATTACCCCAGGTATCTAACCAGCAGGAGTGGCAAACTTTAACCGATGTTAAAGGTACTCGCTATCGGCAAATTTCTTTTCTTTTACACACTCAACAAGGTAAGAATTGGGGTTATCTTCAAGTTGGTAGAAGTCTCCAAGATGTCGATCGCTATGTTGCTAATGTTAAGTCGATCTTACTGTTGGGAATGCCTTTAGTGGTGTTATTAGTAATGTCTGCTAGCTGGTGGTTCTCAGGTTTAGCAATCCGCCCGATATACCAATCCTATCAGCAGATGCAGCAGTTTACCGCCGATGCTGCCCATGAACTGAGAACACCCCTCGCAGCTATTCAAGCAACGGCTCAATCCGATCTCATGCTGCCCAATTTATCTGAGGATCGAGCCAAGGATACCCTCAAAAATATCGTGAGACAGAACAAGCGATTATCTTATTTGGTAGCAGATCTATTAATCCTGTGTCGTATCGATGGGGAGATAAATAGCAACAACTCTCGCAAAAAAAGAGAAAAAGTTGCTCTAGCAAACTTAATTATTGAAGTAGAAGAAGATTTGGCAGCTTTGGCAATGGCTTCAGAAATTGAGTTTAGTTCCCAAATTAAAGTATCTCAACCTATCGAGATAATTGGCGATCGCACTCAGCTATATCGTTTGATTACTAATCTGGTAACAAACGCGATTCAGTACACGACCGCAGGGGGTCAAGTCATTATCAGTCTGACAGAAGAACATCGTCAGGCAGTAATTTCTGTTCGAGACACGGGCATCGGTATTGCTAAAAACGAACAAAAACGCATCTTTGACCGCTTCTATCGAGTAGATAAAGCTCGTTCTAGAAGTCAAGGTGGTTCTGGATTAGGGTTAGCTATAGCAAGGGCGATCGCTCTAGCCCACAACGGCAGTCTGGAAGTACAAAGTGAGATTGGTAAAGGAAGTAACTTTATAATTCGACTGCCTAAATACCAGTGA
- the rppA gene encoding two-component system response regulator RppA, with amino-acid sequence MRILLVEDEPDLGAAIKQSLDRSNHVVDWAVDGLDAWDYFKLKEYHLGIFDWLLPGISGIELTKRVRQQQKPLPILMLTAKDSMEDKITGLDAGADDYLVKPFDMPELLARLRALQRRTPQLQPQRLQVGNLSLDYGTNTFWLQEESGEIQVLLTKKEFQLLEYFMQHPEQIVTSEQLLDRLWEFGAEPPSNVVAAQVCLLRRKLTKYGCDEMLETVYGLGYRFKP; translated from the coding sequence ATGAGAATATTGCTAGTCGAAGATGAACCAGATTTAGGGGCTGCTATCAAGCAGAGTTTAGATCGCAGCAATCATGTTGTAGATTGGGCTGTAGATGGTCTTGATGCTTGGGATTACTTTAAGCTGAAGGAATATCATCTGGGGATTTTTGACTGGCTGTTACCTGGAATATCGGGAATAGAATTAACCAAGCGGGTTAGGCAGCAGCAAAAGCCTTTACCCATTCTGATGTTGACGGCAAAAGACAGCATGGAGGACAAAATAACAGGCTTAGATGCAGGAGCAGATGATTATTTAGTTAAACCCTTCGATATGCCAGAATTATTAGCAAGATTGAGAGCTTTACAAAGAAGAACTCCTCAATTACAACCCCAACGGTTACAAGTAGGAAATCTCAGTTTAGATTACGGTACTAATACCTTTTGGTTGCAAGAAGAATCGGGAGAAATACAGGTATTACTGACCAAAAAAGAATTTCAGTTGTTAGAGTATTTTATGCAGCATCCCGAACAAATCGTTACCAGCGAACAGCTTTTAGACCGTTTATGGGAATTTGGGGCAGAACCACCTAGTAATGTAGTAGCAGCCCAGGTATGTTTGCTAAGACGCAAGTTGACCAAATATGGATGCGATGAGATGCTAGAAACTGTATACGGACTGGGTTATCGTTTCAAACCATAA
- a CDS encoding putative iron-sulfur cluster-binding metallochaperone: MTETCCCPPQQTSWDKTCPRNGIRGKMVQTITLKSLLIPSALENLNPNTAYYFCTAPDCPVVYFNEEGQTFSTEQVKVPVFQKDKGLNVPVCYCFGWSRSRIQQEIIKTGKSSAETNIRSHIQAGRCGCEVNNPQGSCCLDNVRQLAQNYEH, from the coding sequence ATGACTGAAACTTGTTGTTGCCCTCCCCAGCAAACTTCCTGGGATAAAACTTGTCCTAGAAATGGAATAAGAGGAAAAATGGTTCAAACTATTACCTTAAAAAGTTTGCTCATACCTTCAGCTTTAGAAAACCTCAATCCAAATACAGCTTATTATTTCTGTACTGCACCAGATTGTCCTGTAGTTTATTTTAATGAAGAGGGTCAGACATTTAGCACCGAACAGGTAAAAGTTCCCGTATTTCAGAAGGATAAGGGTTTAAATGTACCTGTATGTTACTGTTTTGGCTGGAGTCGCAGTCGCATCCAACAGGAAATTATCAAGACGGGTAAAAGCAGTGCCGAGACTAATATCCGCAGTCACATCCAAGCTGGACGCTGCGGTTGCGAAGTAAATAATCCTCAAGGAAGCTGTTGCTTGGATAATGTTCGACAACTAGCGCAAAACTATGAACATTAA
- a CDS encoding DUF2808 domain-containing protein, whose product MSNKLFISSVMAISTMVFGANYLVSKPVNAVELLDGQKAFESSPRLTRAAATFSNRNNPGAKYQFTIEVPEDAGEALKSVKITQKENSDTVVFKADKTKASLGNSLSGDNIPLTAVEKESKPGDIIVLFDTPVEPGNTVTISIKPKQNPSVDGVYLFGVTAFPTGENSPGLYLGSGQIHITK is encoded by the coding sequence ATGTCAAATAAATTATTTATATCTTCTGTAATGGCAATTTCTACTATGGTTTTTGGAGCTAATTATTTGGTTTCTAAACCTGTAAATGCAGTGGAACTACTCGACGGACAAAAAGCTTTTGAAAGCTCTCCTCGCCTAACTCGCGCTGCTGCCACTTTTAGCAATCGCAATAATCCTGGAGCCAAATATCAATTTACGATTGAAGTTCCCGAAGATGCAGGAGAGGCTTTAAAATCGGTCAAGATTACTCAGAAGGAAAATTCCGATACTGTTGTTTTCAAAGCAGACAAGACTAAAGCGTCACTGGGCAACAGTTTATCAGGCGATAATATTCCTCTGACTGCGGTGGAGAAAGAGTCCAAGCCTGGAGACATAATTGTTCTCTTTGATACTCCTGTAGAGCCAGGAAATACAGTCACAATATCCATCAAACCAAAGCAGAATCCTTCGGTTGATGGAGTCTATTTATTTGGTGTTACCGCCTTTCCTACTGGAGAAAATAGCCCTGGGCTATATTTGGGTTCTGGTCAAATTCACATCACCAAATAA